A window of Patescibacteria group bacterium contains these coding sequences:
- a CDS encoding adenylyltransferase/cytidyltransferase family protein, protein MKKGFTAGAFDLFHIGHARMFKECKTVCDYLIIGLQTDPTLDRAYKNKPTQSLEERKEVLEAIKYIDEVIIYNTEADLHDILKTLDIDIRIIGEDWKGKEYTGHELPIEMYFNSRNHTYSTASLRRRVYEEEKKKNIKNKKPHKTE, encoded by the coding sequence ATGAAAAAAGGTTTTACAGCAGGTGCATTTGATTTATTCCATATTGGTCATGCGCGAATGTTTAAAGAGTGTAAAACAGTGTGTGACTATCTTATCATTGGGTTACAGACTGATCCGACGTTGGATAGAGCGTATAAGAATAAACCCACTCAGAGTCTGGAAGAAAGAAAAGAAGTTTTAGAAGCTATAAAATATATTGACGAGGTAATTATATACAATACCGAGGCAGACCTTCACGATATTTTGAAAACATTAGATATAGACATAAGGATTATAGGGGAGGATTGGAAAGGTAAAGAATATACGGGACACGAACTTCCTATTGAAATGTATTTCAATAGCAGAAATCATACATACTCAACCGCATCTTTGAGAAGGAGAGTATATGAAGAAGAGAAAAAGAAAAATATAAAAAACAAGAAACCGCATAAAACTGAATAA